From the genome of Clostridia bacterium, one region includes:
- a CDS encoding PKD domain-containing protein yields MRSKQNISIIIAIAIVTSIFPLNVFAAAPYGGIYGQGTFESPVDYIKVYNGELRRSYRISEPEAKFSILDSDGKILITSTNTEQTLNLYLGDKVTFKNLSTLGSGTAFDKYDFQISHKGSVTQLTGIGTIESSVGFTFDDVGEYNIYFNIMDNTPMDKTDYWGNWSYNGSHRATGQNPGPTSSSSDDFYGYWYFVEIKVVVSPHSLTETHYDIDTGQELNKTVYRDITDPTYTTYSKAPSALPGYTYIGSKEGYSWDEADSCIISNASVTSRTARYGYVNNSYNNGSNNAFHWYYYRKLPGLFANFAIKYGGSDFTNKELVAVNLPVTANLVDLSVGENITSWTWEYKTPEMPAFQQFSTMQNPTMALAEEKTYTFKLTVKNTIEQKSMTHYVTVKKGNPPPENQSPEVEILGPKQALAGENVRLDGSNSYDPDGIITQFVWDYPDANFVNSNKDGDRLTVWYRYTGNNSRHEHVALTGTDDKGATGEDSHSIEILPPVPTAALTIDGIFKENRKVTLDASASHSPSRYPITNYLWSITNSANMKSIAALNGNPINKVIYKVAGTYNNTVTTPNTTGLTDNESKSITIVPDQNPNVNFAVTTRLLREPTDSNQALITISNLTASPDGDTIKKTVAFYSYDTDNDGNFDEEVWKYSTNGTAWNNVGLPYSKIKSGFDIYNVAGGNPMTFTLKTNQVGKLKVEVMAMEDIPAAETIPELITPSDYRRSDTFTTKPDTQKIIDVINTAPTVTFEVKKKKEVDVLIATDYTGQKLADLQSALNVQKANLLAKNIDVKYTIVNTTSAVAHVNDAMYYYRRYGRYNFQADRDSWSSSGNGNSDDDEHYQDLLLWEERTALESEAAYLPPRNPTNLNWWKSGTIHEEEPDDDTPDWERWYYNVYMQVNNDGYKNYDVLDFTLRRYNGLQSDDGSTYGYEYDDIEEESVSVDRSFIRAEKISDVTVNVNSVNFASVTSAPLRENSDRYLLFIGDNNSKIYSGAWGTHYPFGGLAKAEQDYIKANNVKPYIVTPEATLDTAVGQEKAKEVYLGNLSYFKSLDGALMAIIDYPAIVNIGGEVKDIYGEYILLTNGTLKYRVDGANFNTVVTGVSKVIQEKDGNGDILNNGIIWAVTSDGILRQFVYGTQGFICNYTDVIDVFNGNGLPYGEGSYLISCTSGTYFVFKGGGTVKTFYNAPLAGYAYMDAREWEDGDFEDYASILIYKNGNVQVGVVWKDSRWNSTLQTYVYYMRDINIKPLYGGIYNSTTETFSFYGFGSVKPIKGMNCIVGNSIYQFNSLLYEHIKSKDYYFQDMTNPAYIATNVVSEKDGIRTYSDGKLGIPCTWNQKYFGYKGAAYYRTVTTYIDVPALRNKTIKEVVTGIGTTAILTTDGELYKWVDTTIYTVPTTPIINLTLASSSVSDAYSFRYNKSSSSTQSFVTKSYYIDKGNLKDMTTGSVIYENIIDSAFDKSANRFCFVTKDGKLYGEGYFGKTGYRGWYPLGETLHELIKTRIVINDTTKQYITLRDIQTNVRDTKYFSQGQYQQAVNDITSIYLNDSSYLTNYIVVNDTVDYKVIYNDYENDRKYTESWAYNHEPNYFENSMGLASFHGQTLTTPITKFTKKGRYTINVKARDNPKSDNRFDNYRLWSTGNQNVTLYVHEKPVALFRVNVTPNGNGTFTVVAADVGSYDRDHTSRADKGIAASEWRWKEKAELSWHSERINKADCLADRTYTIQLRVRDLEGTWSDYMTVELDAANSPIALFTVDNNPLSINDLLRVKDQSFPQSLSTLTRWNWVVKKFNEDDTLPITPIIDGQYGTSNNGGGSLTGYDSNVKTDYNDTGPGKYRIYLRVRDSNGLWSDGGADSSYNLNNFYTRDIVVQESFKLLSFRVMKVKDLHLESYYYNSATGQYDDKPINVNGMAVDYRNFGVIVDGLTKGYLFEYELDAINFNDDTDTIVIRPHFYTCDALLRDTEECDLYWENSSHEVLKAGEGGHASWEVITLGRNDRTITGANTATWRGSYLIPGTAWAVPLGTSSTNAKASRINRDIIVNFEIKGYKNGLMRYDYNLQQWPLERTVEKRPYKIGDVIRYSHIKSNLDDSNVIINRP; encoded by the coding sequence TTGAGATCCAAACAAAATATTTCAATTATAATTGCTATAGCAATTGTTACTTCAATCTTTCCTTTGAATGTGTTTGCTGCTGCTCCATATGGTGGCATTTATGGGCAAGGTACGTTTGAAAGCCCCGTAGATTACATAAAAGTATATAATGGAGAGTTAAGGCGTTCATACAGAATTTCCGAACCGGAAGCTAAATTCTCTATTTTGGATTCAGACGGCAAAATTCTCATTACAAGTACAAATACAGAACAAACCTTAAACCTATATCTCGGCGATAAAGTCACCTTCAAGAATCTAAGTACCCTTGGAAGTGGTACAGCATTTGATAAGTATGACTTCCAGATTTCCCATAAGGGAAGTGTAACTCAGTTAACTGGTATCGGTACGATTGAAAGCTCTGTTGGGTTTACCTTTGATGACGTAGGCGAGTATAATATTTATTTCAACATAATGGATAATACTCCCATGGATAAAACCGACTACTGGGGCAACTGGTCTTACAACGGCTCCCATAGAGCAACAGGACAAAATCCTGGTCCTACCTCAAGTTCATCTGATGATTTCTATGGATATTGGTATTTCGTTGAGATAAAGGTCGTTGTAAGCCCTCACTCCCTTACGGAAACACACTATGACATTGATACAGGGCAGGAACTTAACAAAACTGTATATAGGGATATTACAGATCCTACATATACAACATACTCGAAGGCTCCATCTGCACTGCCAGGATACACCTACATAGGTTCAAAAGAAGGTTATTCCTGGGATGAAGCAGATTCTTGCATAATATCCAATGCTTCAGTAACCAGCAGGACCGCAAGATATGGCTATGTGAACAATTCATACAACAATGGCAGCAACAACGCTTTTCACTGGTACTATTATCGCAAACTACCAGGTCTATTTGCTAACTTCGCCATTAAATATGGTGGCAGCGACTTTACAAACAAAGAGCTTGTTGCCGTGAACCTTCCTGTCACAGCAAACTTAGTAGACTTGTCGGTAGGTGAGAACATCACAAGCTGGACGTGGGAGTATAAAACTCCTGAGATGCCCGCCTTTCAACAATTTTCCACAATGCAGAACCCTACAATGGCATTGGCTGAAGAAAAAACTTATACCTTCAAACTCACTGTAAAGAATACAATTGAGCAGAAAAGCATGACACACTATGTTACAGTGAAGAAAGGCAATCCTCCACCGGAAAACCAGTCTCCTGAAGTGGAGATACTCGGTCCCAAGCAGGCACTGGCAGGTGAAAATGTAAGGCTTGATGGAAGCAATTCCTACGACCCTGACGGAATAATAACTCAATTTGTATGGGATTATCCTGATGCTAATTTTGTTAACTCAAATAAAGATGGGGACAGGCTTACTGTGTGGTATCGCTATACAGGAAACAATAGCAGGCATGAACATGTTGCCTTGACTGGAACGGACGATAAAGGTGCAACTGGAGAGGACAGTCACAGTATAGAGATACTTCCTCCTGTGCCTACAGCCGCATTAACAATAGACGGCATATTCAAAGAGAATAGGAAGGTAACCCTTGATGCTTCAGCAAGCCATAGCCCTTCAAGGTACCCTATAACTAATTACCTCTGGAGCATAACAAATTCTGCTAACATGAAATCGATAGCTGCATTGAACGGAAACCCTATCAACAAGGTGATATACAAGGTTGCCGGGACATATAACAACACTGTAACTACACCAAATACAACAGGGCTTACAGACAATGAATCTAAATCAATCACAATAGTGCCAGACCAAAACCCTAATGTAAACTTCGCAGTCACAACAAGGCTGTTAAGAGAACCAACAGACAGCAATCAGGCACTTATAACAATAAGCAATCTCACTGCATCACCTGATGGAGATACTATAAAGAAAACGGTTGCCTTCTATTCCTACGATACTGATAATGATGGTAATTTTGATGAAGAGGTATGGAAGTATTCGACCAATGGCACAGCCTGGAACAATGTAGGCTTACCATATTCGAAGATAAAGTCCGGCTTTGATATATATAATGTGGCAGGGGGAAATCCTATGACCTTTACCCTCAAGACAAACCAGGTAGGCAAGCTAAAGGTGGAGGTAATGGCCATGGAGGATATACCGGCAGCAGAGACTATTCCTGAGCTTATTACTCCTTCTGATTACAGGAGGTCGGATACTTTCACAACGAAGCCGGACACACAAAAGATTATAGATGTTATAAACACAGCTCCAACAGTAACCTTTGAAGTCAAGAAGAAGAAGGAAGTCGATGTCCTTATAGCAACAGACTATACAGGACAAAAATTAGCTGACCTGCAGTCTGCTTTGAATGTACAGAAGGCCAATCTTCTTGCCAAGAATATTGATGTCAAATACACCATAGTCAATACAACAAGTGCAGTTGCACATGTTAATGATGCTATGTATTATTATAGACGGTATGGAAGATACAACTTTCAGGCAGATCGGGATTCATGGAGCAGTAGCGGTAATGGAAACTCTGATGATGATGAACATTATCAAGATTTGCTTTTATGGGAAGAAAGAACTGCATTGGAAAGTGAGGCGGCGTATCTTCCGCCCCGCAACCCTACAAATCTGAATTGGTGGAAAAGCGGGACAATCCATGAGGAAGAACCTGATGATGACACTCCTGATTGGGAAAGATGGTACTACAATGTCTATATGCAAGTTAATAATGATGGTTACAAAAATTATGATGTTTTGGATTTTACATTAAGAAGGTATAATGGCTTACAAAGTGATGATGGTTCCACATATGGGTATGAATATGACGACATCGAGGAAGAGAGTGTATCAGTAGACAGAAGCTTTATTAGAGCGGAAAAAATTAGTGATGTAACAGTTAATGTAAACAGTGTAAATTTCGCAAGTGTCACTTCCGCCCCTTTAAGGGAAAACAGTGATAGGTATTTGCTTTTTATTGGTGATAACAATAGTAAAATATATAGTGGCGCATGGGGAACACATTACCCCTTCGGAGGGCTTGCAAAAGCAGAACAGGACTATATAAAGGCAAACAATGTAAAACCCTATATTGTGACCCCGGAGGCAACATTAGATACTGCTGTTGGTCAAGAAAAAGCAAAAGAAGTATATTTAGGGAATTTATCATATTTCAAGTCCCTAGACGGTGCATTAATGGCTATAATTGATTACCCTGCAATAGTAAACATAGGTGGAGAGGTAAAAGATATATATGGGGAATACATACTTCTTACAAATGGCACGTTGAAATATAGAGTAGATGGGGCTAACTTTAATACCGTTGTAACAGGAGTTTCTAAGGTAATTCAAGAAAAGGACGGAAACGGGGATATATTAAATAACGGCATTATATGGGCAGTAACTTCAGATGGCATATTGAGACAGTTTGTATATGGTACTCAAGGCTTTATATGTAATTACACGGATGTAATAGATGTCTTTAATGGGAATGGATTACCATACGGAGAAGGTTCTTACCTGATCAGCTGTACAAGTGGTACTTATTTCGTATTCAAAGGTGGTGGAACTGTAAAAACCTTCTATAATGCACCTTTGGCGGGTTATGCATATATGGATGCACGAGAGTGGGAAGATGGCGATTTTGAGGATTATGCAAGCATATTGATATACAAGAATGGGAATGTTCAGGTTGGCGTAGTATGGAAGGACAGCCGTTGGAATAGTACACTGCAAACATATGTGTACTATATGAGAGATATAAACATAAAACCATTATACGGAGGTATATATAACTCAACCACAGAGACATTCTCTTTTTATGGTTTCGGCTCGGTTAAACCCATTAAAGGAATGAATTGTATTGTAGGCAATTCAATTTATCAATTTAATAGTTTATTATATGAGCATATTAAATCTAAGGATTATTATTTTCAGGATATGACTAACCCGGCGTATATAGCTACAAATGTAGTTTCTGAAAAGGATGGGATTAGAACATACTCGGATGGGAAATTGGGGATACCATGCACATGGAATCAAAAATATTTTGGATATAAGGGTGCTGCTTACTACAGAACTGTAACAACATATATAGATGTTCCCGCTTTAAGGAATAAAACAATTAAAGAGGTTGTTACTGGTATTGGTACGACGGCCATATTGACAACAGATGGGGAGCTATATAAATGGGTTGATACGACTATTTATACTGTTCCGACTACGCCTATAATTAATTTAACTCTCGCAAGTAGTAGTGTCTCTGATGCATATAGCTTTAGATATAATAAAAGCTCTTCCAGTACGCAATCTTTTGTGACGAAAAGCTACTACATTGATAAAGGCAATTTGAAAGATATGACTACAGGCAGTGTAATATATGAGAATATCATAGATTCTGCTTTTGATAAAAGTGCTAATAGATTCTGTTTTGTAACTAAAGACGGCAAGCTTTACGGTGAAGGCTATTTTGGGAAAACAGGTTATAGGGGATGGTATCCTCTAGGAGAAACACTTCATGAGCTAATTAAGACCAGGATAGTTATAAACGACACAACAAAGCAGTATATTACACTGAGAGATATTCAAACAAACGTAAGGGATACAAAGTATTTCTCTCAAGGACAATACCAGCAGGCAGTAAACGACATAACAAGCATTTACCTGAATGATTCAAGTTATCTGACCAATTATATAGTTGTCAACGATACAGTAGATTACAAGGTAATATATAACGATTATGAGAATGATCGGAAATATACCGAAAGCTGGGCATACAACCATGAGCCAAACTACTTCGAGAACAGCATGGGACTTGCCTCGTTTCATGGGCAGACATTGACAACGCCAATAACTAAGTTTACGAAGAAAGGCCGGTATACAATAAATGTTAAGGCAAGGGACAACCCCAAGAGTGATAATAGGTTTGACAATTATAGATTGTGGAGCACCGGAAACCAGAATGTAACACTATATGTCCATGAAAAGCCGGTTGCATTGTTCCGTGTTAATGTCACTCCAAATGGCAACGGAACCTTTACTGTTGTGGCTGCAGATGTTGGCAGTTATGACCGCGACCATACTTCGAGAGCCGATAAGGGGATAGCAGCTAGTGAGTGGCGTTGGAAGGAAAAGGCTGAGCTTAGCTGGCACAGTGAGAGAATTAATAAGGCTGATTGTTTGGCTGATAGAACTTACACCATACAATTACGGGTTCGGGATCTGGAGGGTACATGGTCGGATTACATGACAGTAGAACTGGATGCAGCTAATTCTCCAATAGCCTTGTTTACAGTGGACAATAACCCATTAAGCATAAATGATCTCTTGCGAGTAAAAGATCAGTCCTTCCCACAAAGTTTATCTACACTGACAAGATGGAACTGGGTAGTCAAAAAATTCAATGAGGATGATACGCTGCCGATCACGCCTATAATTGATGGGCAGTACGGAACAAGCAATAACGGAGGCGGCTCACTTACCGGCTACGATAGTAATGTGAAGACTGATTATAATGATACAGGCCCGGGTAAATATAGAATTTATCTGCGTGTAAGAGACAGCAATGGCTTATGGTCAGACGGAGGCGCAGACAGCTCATACAATCTGAATAATTTCTACACCCGGGATATTGTGGTACAGGAGAGTTTTAAGCTATTGAGTTTTAGAGTTATGAAAGTGAAAGACCTGCATTTGGAAAGCTATTACTATAACTCAGCCACAGGACAGTATGATGACAAGCCCATAAATGTAAATGGTATGGCGGTTGATTATCGAAACTTTGGTGTTATAGTAGACGGTCTCACAAAAGGATATCTATTTGAATATGAACTCGATGCCATAAACTTCAATGACGATACCGATACGATAGTAATAAGACCACATTTCTATACCTGCGATGCCTTATTGAGAGATACAGAGGAATGTGACTTGTACTGGGAGAACAGTTCTCATGAGGTACTGAAGGCAGGAGAAGGAGGCCATGCAAGCTGGGAAGTCATAACTCTGGGCAGGAATGATAGGACGATAACGGGGGCAAACACTGCAACTTGGAGAGGCTCATACCTGATTCCCGGAACAGCGTGGGCGGTCCCCCTGGGGACATCCTCAACCAATGCCAAAGCAAGCAGGATAAACCGTGACATAATAGTGAATTTTGAGATAAAAGGCTATAAAAATGGACTAATGAGATATGATTATAATCTACAGCAGTGGCCTTTGGAGAGGACAGTAGAGAAGCGGCCCTATAAGATCGGTGATGTAATAAGATATAGTCATATAAAAAGCAATCTGGATGACAGCAATGTTATAATAAACCGTCCATAA
- a CDS encoding PKD domain-containing protein yields the protein MDNLVVAEKYEIIDTLFTNELQAVYTAKKSGADDGKQFIINEFKDTDTIYGMKDSFSKEKCRYIRNIIETFYENFCFYVVCNICSGPALETYLSNNNLRLTEKMYLTESLLTQLIEMEKLSPFIVFSLCDTDNITVVNKRNICFNCNLKLTAEKMSASRSDVSKRVGEIIGAVFSNTLATDLNYIKDNTPPALFSIVQSCLEGKYESIAKVYSDFKSLLLYSVFIGNGSVDMQMRKNLQKAKIKRRLTPVRRLAAIVLILLLTGGIWNYVKDLDIYTLNKNRIAVQNTKPAAQFTANKDQVFEGDTVFFISQTSDPDANDSVKSYSWMITKDSKTVFDSSNQNIAYKFSAVGKYEVSLVVADARDATSEPYKTIINVLLKPILPSTGTDSENNK from the coding sequence ATGGACAATCTTGTTGTTGCAGAAAAGTATGAAATAATCGATACCTTATTTACAAATGAACTGCAAGCAGTATACACAGCTAAAAAATCAGGTGCCGATGATGGAAAGCAGTTTATAATCAACGAGTTCAAGGATACTGATACTATATACGGCATGAAAGACAGCTTTTCTAAGGAGAAGTGCCGCTATATCAGGAATATCATTGAAACCTTCTATGAAAATTTCTGCTTCTATGTGGTATGCAATATCTGTTCAGGGCCCGCCTTGGAAACCTATCTGTCCAACAACAACCTCAGGCTTACGGAAAAGATGTACCTGACCGAAAGCTTGCTCACCCAACTCATTGAAATGGAAAAACTCAGCCCTTTTATTGTTTTTTCACTTTGTGATACAGATAATATTACAGTAGTCAATAAACGGAACATCTGCTTCAATTGCAACCTCAAGCTTACAGCCGAAAAAATGTCTGCATCCAGAAGTGATGTGTCTAAAAGGGTAGGGGAAATCATAGGCGCTGTTTTCTCAAACACATTGGCTACTGATTTGAATTATATAAAGGACAATACCCCACCAGCGCTATTTTCCATAGTGCAAAGCTGCCTGGAAGGTAAATACGAATCAATAGCAAAAGTATATAGTGATTTTAAATCTTTGCTTTTGTACTCAGTATTCATAGGCAATGGATCCGTAGACATGCAGATGAGAAAGAACCTCCAGAAAGCAAAAATCAAGCGTAGGCTCACGCCGGTGCGCAGACTTGCAGCAATAGTCCTAATACTGCTGCTGACAGGGGGCATATGGAATTATGTAAAGGATTTGGATATATACACTTTAAATAAGAACAGAATTGCGGTGCAGAACACAAAACCTGCAGCTCAGTTTACAGCTAATAAGGATCAGGTTTTTGAAGGAGATACAGTGTTTTTTATAAGTCAAACCTCCGATCCGGATGCCAATGACAGTGTAAAATCTTATTCATGGATGATTACGAAGGATTCCAAAACAGTATTTGATTCTTCTAATCAGAATATAGCTTATAAATTTTCAGCAGTTGGCAAATATGAAGTTAGCCTTGTGGTTGCAGATGCTCGGGATGCAACAAGCGAGCCATATAAAACTATCATAAACGTATTGCTAAAACCTATTTTGCCTAGTACAGGAACGGATTCTGAGAATAATAAGTAA
- a CDS encoding type II toxin-antitoxin system Phd/YefM family antitoxin, translated as MKIKPSAAIRNNYNEISTLCKESGEPVYLTKNGEGDLVVMDINAFIRRENMLRLRETLVAVEEDRLAGKKGLSVDALNEKMKKAIGEVANEQQK; from the coding sequence ATGAAGATTAAACCGTCTGCAGCAATTAGAAATAACTATAATGAAATATCAACTCTCTGTAAAGAATCAGGAGAGCCGGTTTACTTAACCAAGAATGGTGAGGGCGACTTAGTTGTGATGGATATTAACGCTTTTATACGTCGTGAGAATATGCTGCGCCTTAGGGAAACTCTGGTTGCAGTCGAAGAGGATAGATTAGCTGGTAAGAAAGGTTTATCTGTTGATGCTTTGAATGAGAAAATGAAAAAGGCCATTGGGGAGGTTGCCAATGAACAGCAGAAATAA
- a CDS encoding type II toxin-antitoxin system RelE/ParE family toxin, which produces MNSRNKFYSVVISDRAADMLVQHIRFTAQLSLEAADRLRVEIIEAAKSLEYFPERNPWLSDPILPANKYRKMIINKRFLLIYQLKDDMVFVEYVLDCRQDYKWLI; this is translated from the coding sequence ATGAACAGCAGAAATAAATTCTATTCGGTTGTTATTTCTGATAGAGCGGCGGATATGCTCGTTCAGCATATCCGCTTCACGGCGCAGTTGAGCCTGGAAGCCGCAGATAGACTTCGTGTAGAAATAATTGAAGCAGCTAAATCATTAGAGTATTTTCCTGAACGGAATCCATGGCTTTCAGATCCAATACTTCCTGCCAACAAGTATCGCAAAATGATAATTAATAAGCGCTTTTTACTTATTTATCAATTAAAAGATGATATGGTATTTGTTGAGTATGTTTTAGATTGCCGACAGGATTATAAATGGTTGATATGA